The Synechocystis sp. PCC 7509 genome includes a window with the following:
- a CDS encoding glycosyltransferase, translating into MFNNQVQNCATTQNLTNISKDLSMSSPVSRVLVLSMSNFEFRVGRTTLFEFEYAVNDFEDVDILAPSYSQNKLNKLARNISRFSFAKTGKALPISPTFNQFSLDKEYDLFLFICQYPKELRYLNSIKDWRKKCRKAVCWLDEIWSKDVTKFKPQLTALKDFDHVFMNLSSSIEKVAEIIQKPCSYMPPGIDAIKFCPYPLQPQRSIDVCSIGRRPKLLHESLLNLAEQNNFFYMYDTMRELFVRDYNEHRNLYRNIVKRSRYFIAYKPKFDLLNQTGGQEELNIRFFEGAAGGAVMLGIPPNCQAFHQNFDWSDAVIPLAEDSTNIAEIISQLDSQPERLNKIRTDNVVNSLLRHDWVYRWEKILDTIGIHPSKGMLQRKDKLKELAAIATKNSNMSE; encoded by the coding sequence TTGTTTAACAATCAAGTACAAAACTGTGCGACCACTCAAAATTTAACTAACATCAGCAAAGATTTAAGTATGTCCTCCCCGGTATCAAGAGTTTTAGTTTTATCAATGAGTAACTTCGAGTTTCGTGTCGGTCGCACTACCTTATTTGAATTTGAGTATGCTGTAAATGATTTTGAAGACGTTGATATACTCGCTCCCAGTTACTCACAAAATAAGCTTAATAAATTAGCCAGGAACATTTCACGGTTTTCTTTTGCAAAGACAGGCAAAGCACTTCCTATTAGCCCTACATTTAATCAATTTTCCTTAGATAAAGAATACGATTTATTTTTGTTTATTTGTCAATATCCTAAAGAATTACGTTACTTAAATTCTATTAAAGATTGGCGTAAAAAATGCCGGAAAGCTGTTTGCTGGTTAGACGAAATATGGTCAAAAGATGTAACTAAGTTTAAGCCTCAACTAACAGCATTAAAAGACTTTGACCATGTTTTCATGAATCTAAGTTCTAGTATTGAAAAAGTTGCTGAGATTATTCAAAAGCCCTGTTCTTATATGCCTCCAGGAATTGATGCTATAAAGTTTTGTCCCTATCCTTTACAGCCACAAAGAAGCATTGATGTATGCAGTATAGGTCGCCGTCCAAAGTTACTTCATGAATCACTATTGAATTTAGCAGAGCAAAATAACTTCTTTTATATGTATGACACAATGAGAGAATTATTTGTACGTGATTACAACGAACATCGCAACTTATATAGAAATATAGTTAAAAGAAGTCGTTATTTTATTGCTTACAAACCCAAATTCGACTTATTAAATCAAACGGGCGGTCAGGAGGAACTAAATATTCGTTTCTTTGAAGGTGCAGCCGGTGGTGCAGTAATGTTAGGAATACCGCCAAATTGTCAGGCTTTCCACCAAAACTTTGATTGGTCAGATGCAGTAATTCCTTTGGCTGAAGATTCAACTAATATAGCTGAAATAATTTCTCAACTTGATTCTCAGCCAGAGCGTTTAAATAAAATTCGTACTGACAATGTCGTCAACTCCCTTCTGCGCCACGATTGGGTATATCGCTGGGAAAAAATCCTGGATACTATTGGTATACACCCTTCTAAAGGAATGCTTCAAAGAAAAGATAAATTAAAAGAACTAGCTGCAATTGCTACAAAAAATAGTAATATGAGTGAATAA
- the rpsO gene encoding 30S ribosomal protein S15: MALTQQRKQELITSYQVHETDTGSSEVQIAMLTDRITRLSEHLRANQQDHSSRRGLLKIIGQRKRLLSYVQKQNREKYQALIARLGIRG, translated from the coding sequence ATGGCACTGACACAACAGCGCAAACAAGAATTAATCACCAGCTACCAAGTTCATGAGACTGATACTGGTTCTTCTGAAGTCCAAATCGCCATGCTGACTGATAGAATCACCCGTCTTAGCGAACATCTCCGGGCAAATCAACAAGATCACTCATCGCGCCGAGGATTGTTAAAAATAATCGGTCAACGCAAACGTTTGTTATCTTACGTACAGAAGCAAAACCGCGAGAAGTATCAAGCTTTGATTGCTAGATTGGGAATTCGCGGTTAA
- a CDS encoding PAM68 family protein yields MATEPERQSLPFEPSKKAPKAAKSTEQPAAKPKSVKSNYKPQKAPVSTKNQANKPPFTKEEMALPKVVSDRMARRMVVFCGVPTVLGMATLIGGYVAISHGIKPPGVLVLLSSMGFLGLSVLGLTYGILSASWEEEVAGSKLGVQEFVINWGRMLTAWKSTRQKNP; encoded by the coding sequence ATGGCTACCGAACCCGAACGCCAATCTTTACCCTTTGAACCAAGTAAAAAAGCTCCCAAAGCAGCTAAAAGCACCGAACAACCTGCGGCTAAACCAAAAAGCGTAAAAAGCAACTACAAGCCACAAAAAGCCCCGGTAAGTACCAAAAATCAAGCAAATAAGCCACCTTTTACAAAGGAAGAAATGGCACTACCAAAAGTAGTAAGCGATCGCATGGCGCGGCGAATGGTAGTATTTTGCGGCGTACCAACAGTTTTAGGGATGGCAACTTTAATTGGTGGCTACGTAGCTATTAGTCACGGCATTAAACCGCCGGGAGTATTAGTCTTACTATCGAGTATGGGTTTTTTGGGTTTAAGTGTTTTGGGGCTAACTTATGGCATCCTCTCTGCCTCCTGGGAGGAGGAAGTGGCTGGAAGCAAATTAGGGGTACAGGAATTTGTAATAAATTGGGGCAGGATGCTGACAGCTTGGAAATCGACACGACAGAAAAACCCTTAG
- the aroF gene encoding 3-deoxy-7-phosphoheptulonate synthase: MIVVMKAGSPEIEIARISEELSSRGLSAEKIVGKHKVVLGLVGETASLDPLQIQEVSPWIEQVMRVEQPFKRASLEFRHGQASEVVVDTPNGAVHFGQNHSIVTIAGPCSVENEAMIIETAQRVQAAGAQFLRGGAYKPRTSPYAFQGHGESALELLAAARSASGLGIITEVMDTADLDKIAAVADIVQVGARNMQNFSLLKKVGAQPKPVFLKRGMSATIEEWLMAAEYVMAAGNQNVILCERGIRTFDRQYARNTLDLSVIPVLRGLTHLPIAIDPSHGTGRAEYVPSMALGAIAAGADALMIEVHPNPAKALSDGPQSLTPDRFDSLMSELAVIGKAVNRWQRPTAIANY, encoded by the coding sequence ATGATTGTAGTCATGAAAGCTGGTTCGCCAGAAATTGAAATTGCCCGCATCAGTGAAGAATTAAGTAGTAGAGGACTCAGCGCCGAAAAAATTGTTGGCAAGCATAAAGTAGTTCTGGGCTTAGTGGGGGAAACTGCTAGTCTCGATCCGTTACAAATTCAAGAAGTCAGCCCCTGGATTGAGCAAGTAATGCGCGTAGAACAACCATTCAAACGCGCCAGCTTAGAATTTCGACACGGACAAGCAAGTGAAGTCGTAGTTGATACCCCAAATGGCGCGGTACATTTTGGGCAAAATCACTCAATTGTCACGATCGCCGGACCCTGCTCGGTAGAAAATGAAGCCATGATTATTGAAACCGCCCAGCGCGTCCAAGCCGCCGGAGCGCAATTTTTACGTGGGGGTGCTTACAAACCCAGAACATCGCCCTACGCTTTCCAAGGACACGGAGAAAGTGCGTTAGAACTATTAGCCGCAGCCCGCTCGGCAAGCGGACTTGGCATTATTACCGAAGTAATGGATACCGCCGATCTTGATAAAATTGCCGCCGTAGCTGACATAGTTCAAGTTGGCGCTCGAAATATGCAAAACTTTTCTTTACTCAAGAAAGTTGGAGCGCAACCAAAACCTGTATTTTTGAAACGGGGAATGTCGGCAACTATTGAAGAATGGCTAATGGCCGCCGAGTATGTTATGGCGGCGGGCAACCAAAACGTTATTCTCTGCGAGCGTGGCATCCGCACCTTTGACCGTCAGTATGCCCGCAATACTTTGGACTTATCAGTAATTCCTGTACTGCGAGGTCTTACCCACTTGCCAATTGCCATCGATCCAAGTCACGGTACGGGTAGAGCCGAATATGTCCCCTCAATGGCTTTAGGTGCGATCGCTGCGGGTGCAGATGCGCTAATGATTGAAGTTCACCCCAACCCTGCCAAGGCGTTATCTGACGGGCCGCAATCTTTGACACCTGATCGCTTTGATAGTTTAATGTCAGAGCTTGCCGTAATTGGTAAAGCTGTAAATCGCTGGCAGCGACCCACCGCGATCGCTAACTATTAA
- the sipA gene encoding regulatory protein SipA → MSKEFVIGEKVKVTTLPPYLKTADPMPMLRPPDVVALGEEGIVSDRRPANYWAVRFTNGTFLIDSQYIETVTHTTEQVDLGLNPQDL, encoded by the coding sequence ATGTCTAAAGAATTTGTCATTGGTGAAAAAGTTAAAGTCACCACCTTACCGCCTTATCTCAAAACTGCCGATCCGATGCCAATGTTGCGTCCTCCTGATGTCGTGGCATTAGGGGAGGAAGGTATTGTTAGCGATCGCCGTCCCGCAAATTATTGGGCCGTACGGTTCACTAATGGTACTTTTTTAATTGATAGTCAGTACATTGAAACTGTAACCCACACTACCGAACAAGTCGATCTGGGTCTAAATCCTCAAGACTTATAA
- a CDS encoding universal stress protein: MFAKVLVAVDFSTLNKSVFDKALDLAKATGASVMLLHVLSHEEGMPNLPTSFGREYYTGLNSKALEIYQQQYKEFEERGLKLLQNLSTQAIAAGVNAEFSQNYGSPGQTICDFAINWQADLIVMGRRGRSGINELILGSVSNYVLHHASCSVLVVQHLANNESEAQTAQAIVSST; this comes from the coding sequence ATGTTTGCAAAAGTTTTAGTAGCTGTTGATTTCTCTACCCTTAATAAATCAGTTTTCGATAAAGCTCTCGATCTAGCTAAAGCTACCGGAGCTAGTGTCATGCTACTGCACGTTCTATCCCATGAAGAAGGGATGCCCAATCTGCCTACAAGTTTTGGTAGAGAATACTATACAGGCTTAAATAGCAAAGCTCTGGAAATTTATCAACAACAATATAAAGAGTTTGAAGAGCGGGGTTTAAAACTATTACAAAATCTTTCTACTCAAGCAATTGCTGCTGGAGTTAATGCCGAATTTAGTCAAAATTATGGAAGTCCAGGTCAAACTATTTGCGATTTTGCTATTAATTGGCAAGCCGATCTAATAGTTATGGGGCGCAGGGGGAGATCGGGGATAAATGAATTAATTTTGGGAAGTGTAAGCAATTATGTTCTTCATCATGCTTCTTGCTCAGTTTTAGTTGTGCAACATTTGGCTAATAACGAATCTGAGGCGCAAACAGCACAAGCAATAGTTAGTTCAACCTAA
- a CDS encoding NAD(+) kinase translates to MELKQVIIAHKAADAQSRQWAEKCARQLESLNCRILMGPSGPKDNPYPVFLASASQPIDLAIVLGGDGTVLTAARHLAPHNIPILAVNVGGHLGFLTEAFEEFKNSEQVWQRILADRYAIQRRMMLQAAIYEGDRTNTQLMSDKYLALNEMCIKPASADRTITSILEMDIDGEVVDQYQGDGLIIATPTGSTGYTVSASGPIVHDGMKAIIVTPICPMSLSSRPLILPAGSVVSVWPLADYELNTKLWTDSILGASIWPGQRVDVRMSEHQAKFIILEENYSYYHTLREKLQWAGARVHYDNNHRNN, encoded by the coding sequence GTGGAGTTAAAGCAGGTTATTATCGCTCACAAAGCCGCCGATGCTCAAAGTCGCCAATGGGCGGAAAAATGTGCGCGGCAATTAGAAAGTCTCAATTGCCGCATTCTCATGGGGCCAAGCGGGCCAAAAGACAACCCTTATCCGGTGTTTCTCGCCTCTGCAAGCCAGCCTATTGATTTAGCTATAGTGTTGGGTGGTGATGGGACGGTATTAACGGCAGCACGGCATTTAGCCCCGCATAATATCCCCATTTTGGCAGTGAATGTGGGGGGACATTTAGGCTTTTTGACGGAAGCTTTTGAGGAATTTAAAAACTCCGAACAAGTATGGCAGCGAATACTTGCCGATCGCTATGCTATTCAAAGACGGATGATGTTGCAGGCGGCAATTTACGAAGGCGATCGCACTAACACCCAATTGATGAGCGATAAATACCTCGCCCTCAATGAAATGTGCATCAAACCCGCCTCGGCTGACCGAACAATCACGTCAATTTTGGAAATGGATATTGATGGGGAAGTCGTCGATCAGTATCAAGGGGATGGGTTAATTATTGCTACGCCCACAGGTTCTACAGGTTATACGGTTTCTGCAAGCGGGCCGATAGTGCATGATGGCATGAAAGCTATTATTGTTACGCCTATTTGTCCTATGAGTCTTTCTAGCCGTCCTTTGATTTTACCCGCAGGTTCGGTAGTCAGCGTTTGGCCCTTAGCCGATTACGAGCTTAATACTAAGTTGTGGACTGATAGTATTTTAGGCGCGTCTATTTGGCCCGGACAACGGGTAGATGTCAGAATGTCGGAGCATCAAGCTAAGTTTATTATTTTGGAAGAAAACTATTCTTACTATCACACCCTGCGCGAAAAACTCCAATGGGCAGGGGCGAGGGTTCATTATGATAATAACCACCGCAATAATTGA
- the nuoK gene encoding NADH-quinone oxidoreductase subunit NuoK gives MQLEYFLLLAAALFCIGIFGLITSRNAVRVLMSIELLLNAVNLNLMAFSNYLDAQEIKGQVFTVFVLTVAAAEAAVGLAIVLTIYRNRDTVDMEQFNLLKW, from the coding sequence ATGCAACTTGAATACTTTTTATTATTAGCGGCGGCTTTATTTTGTATTGGTATTTTTGGCTTAATTACTAGCCGCAATGCGGTCAGAGTGTTGATGTCTATTGAATTACTGCTAAATGCGGTGAATTTGAATTTGATGGCATTTTCTAACTATTTAGATGCCCAAGAAATTAAAGGTCAAGTATTTACAGTATTTGTGCTAACGGTAGCTGCTGCCGAGGCGGCGGTGGGCCTTGCGATCGTGCTGACTATTTATCGCAACCGCGATACGGTGGATATGGAGCAATTTAACCTTTTGAAGTGGTAA
- a CDS encoding NADH-quinone oxidoreductase subunit J yields MNLAEGVQIVSFGILAFMMIAAALGVVLLSNIVYSAFLLGGVFIAIAGMYLLLNADFVAAAQVLIYIGAVNVLILFAIMLVNKRETFKPMKNAWLRPTLTAIVSAGIFSLLSVMILATPWKLSPTTIPGSSSTITIGEHFFTDFLLPFELASILLLIAMVGAIILARREFLPDQTMSPTKQQPILTLAERPRELVGVSSDKTSSLDDGKRG; encoded by the coding sequence GTGAATTTAGCAGAAGGCGTACAAATTGTTTCGTTCGGCATTCTCGCATTTATGATGATTGCCGCAGCGTTAGGAGTAGTGCTGTTATCTAATATCGTTTATTCTGCCTTTCTGCTGGGAGGGGTGTTTATTGCCATTGCGGGGATGTATTTACTACTCAATGCGGACTTTGTAGCCGCCGCTCAAGTATTAATTTACATCGGGGCGGTAAACGTATTGATTTTGTTTGCAATTATGCTTGTAAACAAACGTGAAACTTTTAAGCCGATGAAAAATGCCTGGTTGCGTCCAACGCTAACAGCAATAGTTAGTGCAGGCATATTTAGTTTACTGAGTGTGATGATTTTGGCTACTCCTTGGAAACTTTCGCCGACTACGATACCCGGTAGTAGTTCGACAATTACCATTGGAGAGCATTTTTTTACAGACTTTTTATTGCCTTTTGAGCTTGCTTCAATCTTGTTATTAATTGCAATGGTAGGGGCGATTATCCTCGCACGGCGCGAATTTTTGCCCGATCAAACTATGTCGCCTACAAAACAACAGCCGATTTTGACTCTAGCAGAACGTCCCAGGGAACTTGTTGGGGTGTCTAGCGATAAAACTAGCAGTCTTGATGATGGTAAGCGCGGGTAG
- the ndhI gene encoding NAD(P)H-quinone oxidoreductase subunit I, whose amino-acid sequence MFKFLKQVGDYAKETVQAARYIGQGLSVTFDHMQRRPITVQYPYEKLIPSERFRGRIHFEFDKCISCEVCVRVCPINLPVVDWEFDKASKKKKLKHYSIDFGVCIFCGNCVEYCPTNCLSMTEEYDLSTYDRHELNYDSVALGRLPYKVTDDPMVTPLREFVYLPKGVLEPHNLPTGSRRVGKMPEEIAEQEKPATK is encoded by the coding sequence ATGTTCAAGTTTCTTAAGCAAGTTGGGGATTACGCCAAAGAAACGGTACAAGCTGCTCGATACATTGGTCAAGGGCTATCTGTCACCTTTGACCATATGCAGCGACGACCGATAACTGTACAGTATCCTTACGAAAAATTGATTCCTTCGGAGCGGTTTCGGGGACGAATTCACTTTGAATTTGATAAGTGTATTTCCTGCGAAGTTTGCGTTCGAGTTTGTCCGATTAACTTGCCTGTAGTTGATTGGGAATTTGATAAAGCCAGCAAAAAGAAAAAACTCAAGCACTACAGTATTGATTTTGGGGTTTGTATTTTTTGCGGTAATTGCGTGGAATATTGCCCGACAAACTGTTTGTCAATGACCGAGGAGTACGATCTTTCTACCTACGATCGCCATGAGTTAAATTATGACAGCGTAGCCTTGGGACGTTTGCCTTACAAAGTCACCGACGACCCGATGGTGACACCACTAAGAGAATTTGTCTACTTACCTAAAGGCGTTTTAGAACCCCACAACTTACCCACTGGTAGCCGCCGCGTTGGTAAAATGCCCGAAGAAATTGCCGAGCAAGAAAAACCAGCGACGAAATAG
- the nuoH gene encoding NADH-quinone oxidoreductase subunit NuoH, with the protein MNSGIDLQGTFIESLIQLGLPAGTAKAIWMPLPMILMIIGATVGVLVTTWLERKISAAAQQRIGPDFMGPFGLLAPVADGLKLVFKEDVVPAKADPLLFTLGPIIVVIPVFLSYLVVPFGQNLVITDVGTGVFLWIALSSIQPIGLLMAGYSSNNKYSLLGGLRAAAQSISYEIPLSLAVLAIVMMSNSLSTVDIVNQQSGYGILGWNVWRQPIGFMIFWISVLAECERMPFDLPEAEEELVAGYQTEYAGMKFGLFYLGSYVNLLLSSLLVAVLYLGGWDFPIPIELFANLFGVSETSSWLQLIDASLGITMTVLKAYFLIFVAILLRWTVPRVRIDQLLDLGWKFLLPVGLVNLLITAALKLSFPVAFGG; encoded by the coding sequence ATGAATTCAGGAATAGACCTCCAAGGAACTTTTATTGAATCTCTAATTCAGCTAGGCTTACCTGCGGGTACAGCAAAAGCTATTTGGATGCCATTACCAATGATATTAATGATTATTGGTGCAACGGTAGGGGTATTAGTTACTACCTGGCTAGAGAGGAAAATTTCTGCTGCCGCCCAACAACGTATTGGCCCGGATTTTATGGGGCCTTTTGGGTTACTTGCTCCGGTAGCTGATGGACTGAAATTAGTTTTTAAAGAAGATGTAGTCCCGGCAAAAGCCGACCCTCTGCTATTTACTTTAGGCCCAATTATTGTTGTAATTCCCGTGTTTCTGTCTTACTTAGTAGTCCCTTTTGGACAGAATCTTGTAATTACAGATGTTGGTACGGGGGTGTTTTTATGGATTGCTTTATCTAGCATTCAGCCGATTGGCTTATTAATGGCTGGCTACTCCTCTAATAATAAATACTCCTTGCTAGGAGGATTAAGAGCCGCCGCTCAGTCGATTAGTTATGAGATTCCGCTATCATTGGCTGTACTTGCGATCGTGATGATGTCTAATAGCCTGAGTACGGTAGACATTGTTAATCAACAATCGGGTTACGGGATTTTGGGCTGGAATGTCTGGCGACAGCCTATCGGTTTTATGATCTTTTGGATCTCGGTACTAGCCGAATGCGAACGGATGCCCTTTGACTTACCCGAAGCGGAGGAGGAATTAGTCGCAGGTTATCAAACCGAGTACGCTGGTATGAAGTTCGGGCTTTTTTACTTGGGATCTTATGTAAACTTGTTGCTTTCTTCTTTGCTAGTAGCGGTTTTGTATTTGGGTGGTTGGGATTTTCCCATTCCGATTGAATTATTCGCCAACTTGTTCGGAGTCAGTGAAACAAGTTCGTGGTTGCAGCTAATTGATGCTTCATTAGGCATCACTATGACCGTACTAAAAGCTTACTTTTTGATATTTGTGGCGATTTTGCTGCGCTGGACTGTTCCTAGAGTCAGAATTGACCAGTTGTTAGATTTAGGATGGAAGTTTTTACTCCCAGTAGGTTTAGTTAACCTGCTCATAACTGCCGCCTTGAAATTATCCTTTCCCGTTGCTTTTGGCGGTTAA
- a CDS encoding citrate synthase → MSLCEFKPGLEGIPAAESSISYVDGQQGILEYRGIRIEELAEKSTFLETSYLLIWGKLPNQQELAEFEHEVRYHRRIKYRIRDMMKSFPESGHPMDALQASAAALGLFYSRRDLDNPIYIRDAVVRLLATIPTMVAAFQLMRKGNDPVRPRDDLDYAANFLYMLSEKEPDPLSARILDVCLTLHAEHTMNASTFSARVTASTLTDPYAVVASAVGTLGGTLHGGANEEVIGMLEEIGSVENVRPYLDERLQRKAKIMGFGHRVYKVKDPRATILQNLVEQLFEKFGHDKYYDIALEMEQVVSEKLGHKGIYPNVDFYSGLVYGKLGIPTDLFTPIFAIARVAGWLAHWKEQLAENRIFRPSQVYKGLHKEAYIPIEQR, encoded by the coding sequence ATGTCTCTATGCGAATTTAAGCCCGGATTGGAAGGCATACCCGCCGCCGAATCTAGTATTAGCTATGTTGATGGACAACAGGGAATACTAGAGTATCGTGGCATCCGTATTGAAGAATTAGCCGAAAAAAGTACGTTTTTGGAAACGTCCTACTTATTAATTTGGGGAAAACTGCCAAACCAACAAGAACTTGCCGAGTTTGAGCATGAAGTTCGCTATCACCGCCGGATCAAATATCGCATCCGGGATATGATGAAAAGTTTTCCCGAAAGCGGACACCCAATGGATGCTCTGCAAGCCTCCGCCGCCGCTTTGGGCTTGTTTTACTCCCGCCGCGACTTAGATAACCCTATTTACATCCGCGATGCGGTAGTGCGCCTCCTAGCAACGATTCCGACGATGGTGGCAGCCTTTCAACTCATGCGTAAAGGTAACGACCCCGTGCGTCCCCGCGATGACTTGGATTACGCGGCAAACTTTCTCTATATGCTCAGTGAAAAAGAACCCGACCCTTTATCAGCACGGATTCTTGATGTTTGTCTTACTTTACACGCCGAGCATACAATGAATGCCTCTACTTTTAGCGCCAGAGTCACCGCTTCTACTTTGACCGATCCTTATGCTGTAGTTGCTTCCGCCGTTGGTACGTTGGGCGGGACTTTGCATGGCGGCGCTAATGAAGAAGTAATTGGGATGCTAGAAGAAATTGGCTCTGTAGAAAATGTCCGCCCCTACTTGGACGAACGCCTGCAACGCAAAGCTAAGATTATGGGCTTTGGTCATCGGGTTTATAAAGTCAAAGATCCTAGAGCAACTATTTTGCAAAACTTGGTAGAGCAACTGTTTGAGAAGTTTGGGCATGATAAATACTACGATATTGCTCTAGAAATGGAACAAGTTGTGTCCGAAAAACTCGGACATAAAGGGATTTATCCAAATGTTGACTTCTACTCAGGTTTAGTGTATGGAAAGTTAGGAATCCCAACAGACTTATTTACGCCAATATTTGCGATCGCACGGGTGGCTGGTTGGCTGGCACACTGGAAAGAACAACTAGCCGAAAACCGCATTTTTCGCCCTAGCCAAGTTTATAAAGGTTTGCATAAAGAAGCTTACATTCCCATTGAGCAAAGATAA
- the rsmA gene encoding 16S rRNA (adenine(1518)-N(6)/adenine(1519)-N(6))-dimethyltransferase RsmA: protein MVRARKIFAQHWLKSEKVLHQIIKAAEITKSDRILEIGPGTGVLTRQLLPLAQSVVAVEIDRDLCALLVKQLGKVSNFLLLQGDILSLALPDYDACKDLNKVVANIPYNITGPILEKLLGKISTPPVQSFDSIVLLVQKEVAERLYAKPGNRAFGALSVRVQYLAECELVCPVPAQCFSPPPKVDSAVVRLRPRQILPAATNPRNLETLVKLGFATKRKMLRNNLISVVERDKFTQLLEQLDINPQVRAEDLSVAQWVALSDRLEV, encoded by the coding sequence GTGGTAAGAGCGCGTAAGATTTTTGCCCAACATTGGCTAAAAAGTGAAAAGGTACTGCACCAAATAATTAAAGCCGCAGAAATTACAAAAAGCGATCGCATTTTGGAAATTGGGCCAGGTACAGGAGTATTAACTCGTCAATTATTACCCCTGGCGCAATCGGTAGTAGCGGTGGAAATTGACCGGGATTTGTGCGCTTTATTAGTAAAGCAACTCGGTAAAGTTAGTAATTTTTTACTACTGCAAGGAGATATTCTTAGCCTAGCATTGCCAGATTATGATGCCTGCAAGGATCTTAATAAAGTGGTGGCAAATATTCCTTACAATATTACTGGGCCAATTTTAGAAAAGTTGTTGGGCAAAATTTCAACCCCACCGGTGCAAAGCTTTGATTCGATTGTGCTACTGGTGCAAAAAGAAGTCGCCGAGCGCTTGTATGCCAAACCTGGTAATAGAGCTTTTGGGGCGCTATCGGTGCGAGTTCAGTATTTAGCAGAATGCGAATTAGTTTGTCCCGTACCTGCTCAATGCTTTTCACCCCCACCAAAAGTAGATTCCGCCGTTGTTAGGCTGCGTCCCCGGCAAATATTACCCGCCGCTACTAATCCCCGAAATTTGGAGACTCTGGTAAAACTGGGTTTTGCAACTAAGCGCAAAATGCTGAGAAATAATCTGATTTCTGTAGTAGAACGAGACAAATTTACTCAATTGCTGGAACAATTAGATATCAACCCCCAAGTTCGCGCGGAGGATTTGAGTGTAGCGCAATGGGTTGCTTTGAGCGATCGCCTAGAAGTTTAA
- a CDS encoding DNA-3-methyladenine glycosylase has translation MFNSTVFNQIVEPNFLARPAIEVAPLLLGCVLVRQLPDGQIIRGAIVETEAYAVGDPAFHAYKSRTSRNDVVFGAPGRSYVYLIYGIYHCFNVVTDLDGVPSAVLIRALQLEKVPEGENLQKFAAGPGKLCRAMQIDRSLNGVPLQSGSALWLEHRGGEFINKLATKEINFVQTTRIGISKGVELPWRWYIENCPAVSKW, from the coding sequence TTGTTTAATTCAACGGTATTCAATCAGATTGTCGAGCCAAACTTTCTAGCACGTCCCGCAATAGAAGTTGCACCACTGCTTTTAGGCTGCGTGCTGGTACGTCAATTACCAGATGGGCAAATTATCCGGGGCGCAATTGTAGAAACGGAAGCTTATGCAGTAGGAGATCCAGCTTTTCATGCTTACAAAAGCCGTACAAGTCGCAATGATGTTGTTTTTGGAGCGCCAGGGAGAAGTTACGTTTATCTAATTTACGGCATTTACCACTGTTTTAATGTAGTCACAGACTTAGATGGAGTGCCGAGTGCGGTACTAATTCGGGCTTTGCAGTTGGAAAAAGTACCCGAAGGAGAAAATTTACAAAAGTTTGCCGCCGGTCCAGGTAAATTGTGTCGAGCGATGCAAATAGATCGCAGTTTAAATGGTGTGCCGTTGCAGAGCGGATCAGCGCTGTGGTTAGAGCATCGCGGTGGGGAATTTATAAATAAATTGGCAACAAAAGAGATTAATTTTGTGCAAACTACCCGCATTGGTATCTCTAAAGGTGTAGAGTTACCCTGGCGGTGGTACATCGAAAATTGTCCGGCGGTTTCAAAGTGGTAA